The following is a genomic window from Vitis vinifera cultivar Pinot Noir 40024 chromosome 6, ASM3070453v1.
aatgatgttttaaaattttaattttattcaaacaattttctataaaaatcgGATTTTactttcctttctcttactGTCTGGTGTGTtgcaataaaatttgttttattgcAAAATAAGATAATGGAATTTAGGTTACTAGTGGAAGAgtgaaaaaatataagaaaaatcatgagttaactatttttgaaaatagttatttgatttttatagaataaaagtctatttgaaaatttaaaatattattttaaattattttttttaataattaaaaataaaatattatatataaaaattatctgtaagaaatatttcaaaatacaagaaaaaaaaattcaaagttttcaaatatatttttattttagaaaatatcatgAGACTATtctcatatattattttttgacaactattattaaaaaatgttcttaAACATACCCTTATCTTTGTCTAACATTCCTTGTAAAAAAGTTTCAATTATGGGAAATTACAAATTTTCCATTGCGGAAAAAAAAGGGCTTTTAGGTTGAGAAGAACTGAAAATTAACTCAAATATGGGAAATAAATCAGATGATATGGCAGGAGAGATATTTTTCAATGCCGACGTGGCGAGAACTGATTGGTTATTAAAACGCATCAGACGTGGCTCCCTTATATTTGCCAATTCGGGTCACACTTACGTGGCCGGTGTGGTGCACCTTAATTTCACTACACCACAACAGTCTTGTCCAATCAATTCGCACCACGTTGCAGAAACAAAATTGAAGATCAGCCCCTCGATTTCCTATTGGACCGTCACAAGTGATTGTCACCGCTCTAAATAGTAACTGCCACCGGCCCATGGACACTGCCCGGTAAAACCCTATCCCTGCAAGAGAACAAAATTCTTTCATTTCTCTCTCTTCACGACGGCATCTCCGATCCGTATGGTCAACATACAGTAGAGAGAGAAACTGTGCGATcgtctgtctctctctctcctcaGGTTCTTCTCCCAATCTTTCTCTTTTTAGTAGTTTGTGTTTCGTTTTTATTCGGAGATCGGAAAATGCCCTGGCACTCTCTCGTTTGGTTTCCGAGAAACGGAGAGGAGCGTTTGAGTCATGTGCTTTTGATTGGGCCGGAATTGAGTGGAATACTTGTATTAGGGTTGCTTGACTGGGGATTTTATGATTTCTTGTGTCCGGAGCGATGAATTTATAGGATTTGGCGTTTAGCCTATTCCATTTTCACGCCTTTTATCGGTTACGGACTTGGGGGTTGGGGGGTTTGGGTTTTCTTCCTGGTgaagatatgaaaaaaaattcgaTGTCTTGATTTCTCCAAGAAACGGAAAGTGGGCCCGAATTGAGCAAGTGGGAATTTCTAGGATTccgaatttttattttcttttagctGTCTTGCCTCCAAAGAGGGAGGCGTGGATCCCATTGTAAGGAATcggtgttttatttttcttgaagcTTTCTTGTTGTGAGTATTGTtactattattctttttttttttgaaattttgattgatGGTTTGATTTGTTGGATGTCAGGTATTGGGAGTTTAGGAAGAAAGATAGCATCTTGGAAAAGATTTCTGTTTCATCATTGAAGCGGgttttgattttgtaattttgattTCAGCCATCAGGTAGGCGGTGATTGGTTGAGTTTTTGCTAAGAAAGAGGCAATTGGAATAGGTACAATGAAGAACTGTGAACGTCTTGCCAATCTTGGTCTAGCAGGTTTGTTCCTATGCCCCATCTGACCATGTCGGTATGAGATTGTGGCAGATAATAGCGTGATtgtatttatctaattttatgTTAACTAGAATGAGTTGAAGAATTTTGTAACATGGTTGTAACGGAAAAGAAAGTGAAACTATATCTTGAAACTCCAAGTTGGAGTGAATTTGCCTTTGCCCACTTCACTTCCATTATGAGAAAGCGGACTTTTTCGAAGAGGGGATCATCCTAGATACCACTTAGGAGTCCAGAGGGTAATGCTGCCATGCTTTATGCTCATTAAAGAGAAGTCAGATCTTTCCAATTTCCTCATTTCTAATGGTTGTGTATAAAAGAAAGGTGTTCTAATGGTAATCGAGTGTATCTTTCAATTGTGTGGCTTCTTATATTGCAAAAAACATTGGTGTTTCTggtatttcttaaaaaatgagTTCAGTCTGATGCTTATTTTGAgataaatttgtgaaaaattgcACTAGAGAGTTTTACTGCttcaacccccccccccccccccctctccccTTAAAATTGGTGGCTAATTTTCTTTGGcatctcttcttccttctcttcctcTGTGGCATCTTCTGCTTATATGTGGttaagtaatttcttttgtacttctttttatGCATCCATTTGCCCTATGCGTGTGATGTTGATCTGTTTTGTTGTATAAGAAAGAGGCCTACACTAATGGCTCCTTTATATGTTTATGATGGCTTTCCTCCTCTTCGACAGTTGAAGCAAATTTTATTAGGCATGCCTAACCCATGTGTGTAGGCCTTGTGTGAACACCATTTGAAAAATAGCTTGAGATGCAAATTTGATTAATATGTTCTCACATGCCAATtgcaagagagaaaaaaacaagacTTTGATAGGTTTTAGTGCTCTATTGACTTCATGTTCTGGAGTGAAATTGTTTGTGGGTTTCATAACATGTGTGCCTTGTCTGAGTTGGGTGCCTCCTTTGTAAATCTAGTAGCTCTAATCAGACTGATGTGTAGAGCTGCATATCACAGTTTAGAAGGAGAGCTGACCATagctatacattttttttatttatatacatatatatactaaAGCACTATTGTCTCACCTTTTTAAAAGCATCTCTTTGGAAGGGCCAGAATTGGGAGGAAAAGGAAAGGATTTTCACTAAATCATTTCCTTACTTTCTCATTAAaaatttccttcccttttttatttgcCTTTAAAATGAAATTCCTTCCTTCTGTTGGGTGCTAGTGgaaccattaaaaataaattactgaGAAGGATTTGGATGATGATCCTGCCATTTTCAAATATGCTCAAATGTTTGTGGATTTGGATGGAAAGAAAGCTTTTTAAGTGaaagaaccttttttttttctcacttaaATATTTTACTTCTGTTTGTTTAATAACATAGGGGTAATAGTGTCAATAACCAGTTCCCTCTGCTCTTAAATCATTCCCAAACAGGAGAAATCATCCTGTCTCTTCCTTTGATTCCAGTTATTTCCTTCCTGACTATCTATTATTTTAAAGCTCATCTTGGGTCAAATATGTACCCACGTACTGCCCTGCATATGAACAAATGCGTTTAACTTGATTGCCACTGCTTGGCTACATATGTTTGAATGTCCTTAACTATATAGTACCTCGATGCTTTTGGGCCTTTTATGGTACTATCGGTTAGAATTTTCAATACCAGCCCCCATTGCACTAAACCTTTTTCTGCTTCTCATTGTTTGGAGGTTGGAGTTGCTATGttcaattggtatcatttattaATCTTGAAGGAAATAAAACATCTAACAGCTTTGTAATATCGTCAAATTTTCCTTGCTAAGTGCAATGGTTAGATGGGGAGTATGTTCACAATTTTGTGctgttaatttttcttttcttttttttttttgattggcaaataagaatatatatgtatgtatgtatgtatgcatgcatgTATGTATATAGACACACATACTTATGTAAGGAAAGTTCCAAACTAAAGTGGCGAACACAGTACACTGGAACTGTGCAAGTGAGACACAAAAGAATCAAGCTATGTTAGCTACAACCCTACTTTAGGACTTGGAACATAACCATTCTATAAAATCTAACAAAGAACATGGACCCATTTGACCATCAATTAGAAGGTACCCAGGAGACCACATGTCAGGTTAGCAATGATGGAGATAATGTTTAAAGTTCAGTGTGGAGCTATCACTGGGAGATAATGTAGCTATTATTTCAACATTTGACATGGTTGTAATAGTTTCCAATGATCCATATCTTGAATTTGTTTATGTGATAGTGCATTTCTTGTTTCCCATTTTTGAGTATGACTTTTGATGCGTGTACACTTTTCTGGCTGCAGGTTTAACATTGGCGCCACTGGTTATGAAGGTAGATCCAAATTTAAATGTCATTTTAACAGCATGTCTCACAGTGTATGTAGGTTGCTACCGCTCTGTTAAGCCAACTCCCCCTTCTGTAAGAACAATTAGCCAAGTTCCTGCCTTTCTTATTTCTATGCCATATTTTTCATGATTCTGGAAAGCCTGTCCGAATTTTGATATGTTCATTCATGCAGGAGACAATGTCTAATGAACATGCTATGCGCTTTCCTTTTGTTGGGAGTGCAATGCTGTTATCACTATTCCTTCTCTTCAAGTTTCTATCAAAAGACTTGGTTAATGCTGTACTGACATGCTACTTCTTTGTGCTTGGGATCATCGCTCTTTCGTATGTTCTTTCCGTATGGATCATGCTACTATgcttaatatttgatataattatttagaaatagTTTCATGTGGTTTGGTTCATTATCTCACATtatctttcttctattttctgtAGGGCAACATTGCTACCTGCAATTAGACGTTATTTGCCAAAGCATTGGAATGATGACCCTATCATCTggcattttccatattttcGCTGTATGATGTGCTTATTCTCCTTTAGTTTCCAAGTGCTTATTGTGAATTCTTTTCCTATTAATTCAAAAccccatttctttttttattaaagttgTCAGTGTTGCTCTATTATGGTTTTTAACATATTTGAGCAAGAAAAGCTTTATTCAGGCTGAACCAAAAGAGTACAGAATGTTCTAATATCTTGAGCATTTCCCCTTGCATCCACCAATGCATGGTGGCTAATATGTCAATGGCTTCTGCTTGCATTTTCAGTCCTGTTTCTGTTGTTTTCCTGTGTACCTCTTGTTTGCCTGCACTTCTTAAGCCTTAATTACTGTTTCTAAAAGTAAAAGAGCAGGAATTATAGAAAGCATGTTTGATTCTAGTCTTCTAGCTaggtaaaagaaataaaagaaaagggaaaagaagtTTTTGGAAATAGCGTACAAGATTTACCAAACACTACCAGGTCCTATTTGTggctttattaaaattttactgGGGGTTTCATAGCTGCCCCTGTGGAAGGGTTTTGTAtgcattattttgttttatttctcttttgtgGTGGGCATGGGGGAGCTATCCTAACCACTTTGTGCGTTATTTAGTTGAGAGGAACTCCAACTGTGggagaatatttattttctcacaTCTCTTTGGATGTTACACTTTGTATTGCTGGATTAGAGATCATTCTGCCTCACACATTGGAGAGTCATGTGGGTTGAGTGGGTTCCCCTGCTGGTTGGCACCCTGAAAATAAACTTTGATCCTTGGTTAACTTGTGTTGGATGGGGATTGGTGGCTCATTTGAGATCATAAGGTGACATCATTCAAGTTCTCTCAAGTAGTCACTTTGTTTATCCATTTGAGAGGTTTGTAAAGGACAAGAGAATTAAGCACCCCCCACCTTGTTGTGGAGATGATTCAACAAGAATCTTAGCTGCTAAAGGTAGGTAGGCCCAGGGCGCAACAACTACCTTGATGTGGTGTCTTGCATGGTGAGGCAtgtgtttttatatatatatttatttaagctCAGGGCAAAATGACAAAATCATGTCAGCAtgcaaaaagtgtttttattttcctctgaTTTCTAAGTTTTTTAGTGCtcattttgtgttttttttttctttttttcttttaaattttattcttaaaattattgaatatattgttattttgatggatgctttttttttttcaaatacttggaatctttatttatttatatttatatatatttatttacttttgagTAGAATTTTATATCATATGTGATGATATATGAGTATAATAAATGTTTGCATGTTGGAAAAAATGAGTTTTGGCTCCAAGTGGATTAGACAGTGCATCTTTACAATGCGTTTCTCTATCTTGGTCAATAGTTCCTTCAGGTTTCTTCCAAAGCTCTAGGAGTTTGAGACAAGAAGATCCTTTGTCCCCTTATTTGTTCATCTTGGCGATGGAGACTCTCTCTTGCATTCTTTTGAGGGCAAAGGAGGGAGGGTTTATTGATGGCTTTCTAGTAAGGGGAAGAGATGGAGAGGGGATGGAGATTTCCCATTTGTTATTTGCGGACAATACTCTCATTTTTTGTGATGCTAGTAAGGAGAACATTGAGTAAGAATAAAACAGGTTTTTAGGTGGGGTTTGGGGATAAAGTGAAGTTTTAgaaggacaagtggtgtgggGATGCGCCCTTGAGGGATTCATTTTTGGATTTCTATTCTATAGCTACCTCAAAAGATGCTTGGTTGAGTGACCTTTGGGTTTAGGAATCCTAGGTTTACAAGGTAGTTGCATGATTGGGAACTAGAGGAAGTAGAAGCCTTTTTTGGGAGGTTGTTTGCACACACCATTTTTGTGAAGATTGACGATGGTATGGTATGGTTGCCTTTAAAGAATGCTACTTTTTCATTTCAGTCCCTCTACTCCTCTTGGCAAATAGGAGAGCGGAGTCATTCCCTCTTGGCAtagtttggaatttttgggtttcatcgagaattagttttttttacttgGGAAACAATTTGGGCTAAGATTTTGACTCTAGATTAGCTTGAAAGGAGAGATTGGAGGATTCCTAATAGATGTTACTTGTGTAACGGAAaagaagaaacaagtgatcgtATTCTCTTTCATTGTTCGAAAGCTCGCTTATTGTGACAATTGTTTTTTGTGCTTTTTGGTGTCTAACGGGTGATGCACTCTTTAGTTAGAGAGGTCCTTTTGAGCTATCACAGGTCCTCTTTgggtaaaaagagaaaaaaggctTGGAAGGTTGTTCTGTTGTATTTATTTCAGACCTTATGGAGGGAGAGGAATAGGAGAACTTTTGATAGTTGTGAAAGTTCGAAcctaacaattaaaaattatttcttgtaTCATTTTGGGATTGGGTTAAATTGTATATTGGGGATGGTTCTTTGATGTTGTTAgactttgtggattggttaggcTCTTCGTAAGGTGTGGTTGTTGGTTTTTGTGTCTTCGCGCCTCTTTTTTGGCCTTTGGTTTACTttgtatacattgtgtataCCTCTCTTTTATTAATACTCATTAtctacctattaaaaaaatgtttgcatGTTTGAATTTGCAACATATGACAAAATTAAATATGCACCCTAGGTTGCATATTTAATTTTGTAGGTTGTTATTCTCTTGGAAGGTTTGGTCAGTAAATCAACAAGTCAATAGGTTGGTTATTGGGGGATCAATCTCTCTTGTTAACTTGTTGGGGATTTTTGGCTTTGGGAGTTTGGTTGCCCATCCTTTCACCTTTGATGTATTTGATGGATCTTTTCTGGATGTTTTGATGGTTGGGATCCATTTCTGGCCTTTTTTGCCCCTATTGTAGCCTTATTTTGTTGGGTGTTCCCATATACTTCCCTTTGTGTCAAAGATTTGGTTCACTTTCAGcgtcactttttatttttatttttttatttattgtttgtttgGGGTGGGGGTGTGTGGTGATATTTGCCTATTGAGGAAGAGAAAAAGGTTGTTCTTCTTTGGAATATTTGCCggctgttttatttttttatttttttttataaggttaGCAAAAGGAATATCTTGGacataaggaaagaaaaaggtacTTAGATTACATCAGTATggaaatttgtttaataaatcaatGATCTGCATTTCCTACCTATTAAAACATTCTTTCTACAAAATTTCTGAACTGTTGGGTAACTTGGGTTATTAGTTGGATTTTGAATTTATGCAATTCCATCTGTTTTTCTATCCATATTGCTGGGGTTTATTGCTTTAAAAAGAGGGGGAGAAAATCTTAGTGTAATCTTGTCAAAGTTTCAGaaaagagggaaaaataaaagaaaaattggtgcatctttattttttctaatcaCAACTCATATGGCATAATTCAATACTTCTGCGGATATGCCAGTTTTTCTCAAGCTTTGTTTCCATTATTTCGTCACATATGGCAGACTGGTAGAACAGTTAGCCTTTTGTTTGGGTGTCCTTGGTGTGAAATTTGTTTCTGTCATCATAACTTGACCCTTCTTGTGCTCAAATTAGCAGAGGATATGGCCTTGGATCATTCTGAGTGGtaaaaaaggatttttataGTCAGTCTTTAAGTCTTATGTAGTCGAGACTTAATTTTAAAGATTTGTTCGTTTGATGATTTTATTGTTGTTCTGCTTCTCGTATGTATTCCTTTATTCTTTCCACATctctcaattttcattttagtggttttatttttcctcaattACGCAgaatgatatttttctttacatcTGTCTTACACAGCTTTGGAGATTGAGTTCACAAGATCTCAGATCGTTGCAGCAATACCAGGGACCTTTTTCTGTGCATGGTATGCTTCCCAGAAGCATTGGCTAGCCAACAATATATTGGGCCTCGCTTTCTGCATTCAGGTTTGGCAGCTGTATTTCATCAGAACCATTGTTACATTGGATGTCTCCATTTGCTAGCATGAACCTATTCATATTAGTTTTGGGTTACTTATTTTTACCATATGGTAATCCCCAGCACTATCCAACAGGGTTTTGGGGTATAGGACTAACAACTAGGAATAGTTTTCCCTTTGTCTTATGCTTTTACTATTCCGTTACCCTTCttgtcttttcattttcataaccTACTGGATAATTATGTCTTTTTCACATCAAAACCCCATAGAGAGGTCTTGATTTTCCCAAACTTCCGACTTCTTGTGTGTTTCTGGTAAGGAGAAATAAGAAAGGGGGCCTTTCCTAAGACATTCTTATGCCTTTTATGTTATAACAATTTCTGTTAtcctcatttgtttgtttgagcTATAGTCATCTGCAATGCACTGTTAAtctgtattttattttcttttccatttgcaGGGTATTGAAATGCTCTCACTTGGGTCTTTTAAAACTGGTGCCATCCTTTTGGTAAGAACCTTAAACTAGAGATGGCTTTATCAGTAGTTGCAGAATCTGTTCTTGATTAATCATGCCATTTATTCCACAATGTTTGTTCTTGGTGTATACTGATAAttcttttttacatttttgGTAAGGGGGCTTACTTTATAGGAAACATTGTAAGAAGTTATTTTATGTCTGTGAATTggttatttatgataaaaaaaggaaaaaaagaaaaagaaaaagtcaaaatagaaACCATCAGTCTTTAACTATTGAAACCTGCAATTTCTGAAAGATCCTGCTTATCATTGTCTTTAATTAAGGGTTTTATGGGCAAAGCACCTTCCATTTTCTGATTTTGGATAAATTTATGCTGTGgtatattttgatgatatttcttGCTGAAATAGTGatgtatgatatttttataacaagACTAAGTTATTCAAATTGTTTAGATGGTTGTGTGTGAGAACCTCATCAACTATTTACCAAATTTTGTCCTGATCAATGCAAGGGGAAACATTTAAAACAGTTGTGAGAAAACAATGTTTAGTGACAGTGGATACCATCAGATAGTGGTTCATGACCTAAGCCTTCTTTAATGCTTTACTACTGGTTActggattattattattattattttcttttatgttgaCATGGTTTGTTATATATACTGATACATCACAATTTTGCTGGTAATTAGCTGCTCTCAATAGGAATATAATGATAGCAGCTGGACTGAATAGCTTATTACCTGCACTGTGTAGCTTATAGACCAATTTAAATGCTATGGGATGTGCACACTGTGGACCTTACTACAATTCTCCccctgctctctctctctctctctttttctctctctcctctctctttctGTGCACACATACACACATATGTGTATATTAGGTATTCCACATAGAAAGCTTTCTAATGACCTAATGAAATATTGAAACAATTGACACATTACCTCCTTACCTATCAAACAAGGATGTCCATCCAAGGCTGGTTTTTTGTTGGGGAGGTTGTTTAGGGGATGTTTATGACAATTGACTAACTTGTGCAAAGGAGTAGGTTTCTAGTGAATTAATGGTGCTTGTGCAAATAAGAGTCAATCAATCACCTACTTCATTCATGGTGTGATGGCTCAAAATTACCCTATGTTATTTTCTAACTTTTGGGTATCCTGGGTTCTGTATGGACTCTGCTTGAGTCCATGAAGATCTGGTTTATCCAGTTCTCAAGGTGGTTTTGTTTATAAGAGAAGAAAATCTGTGGAGAATGTCTCTGCCAAAGTTTATTTGGAGTGCCTGTGGAAGGATCAGAGCTGGAAGATCTTTGAAAAATGGGAACATTAGAGTTGAAGCTGAAAAATACTTTCTACGAGTGTTCATTTGTTTGGCTGAAGGAGTCTGGAGGGAAAGTGAGGCTGCCCTTTTTTAGATTTTGTTGACAGATTGGGATGACCGACCttggtttatttattacatACTGTCCATGTACCAAGGGCTGACTTTACTTCATAGCACCCAATCGGGCTTCATGTAGGTAGTTATGTAATCTCTGCAGGAAATAGTCCTGTGATAAAATCCTTGAGGGAGTAAAGCTAGATTCCTCATGGTCAcccaaagaagaaaagaaaaataaaaaaatgtagataTGGAGTAAGAAATCAAGTTTGTACCCACAATGaagtgaaaaaggaaaaaaagaaaagaaaaaaggaagacaCCTTGTAACCTTTTGATTTTCAAGCACTAATGCCTatgacaaaataaaaatgttacctactaaaaaaaatgatttgaaactTGACACagacttttttttaaatgtcaaaaCTAGTATATCTAGGTTATAGTTTAGCTTCTTTAGTTTCAGGTGCAAAAGACATCAAGGAGGGAGAATGTTCCTCGATAAAAAGCGCCTGAAGACTAAATTGTGGAGCCTcttctaatatatttatattcctGGTATATTTGCTTGATATTGTATCAAACCTACCGATGTGCACTACAGCAGCCAACATTTAGAACTGCAGTCATGTTAACTATCATAAAAAGCATCATATACTCAGTGAAGTGATCCCTTTCCAAATTAATGTTTAATAGGATTTTCTCTCCAATTTCAGTAAAATATCATTTGACAGGGGCTGCCTTTTAAGCACGCTTCTGACTTCTGCTTTTCTTGTCTCACCCAAGAACTTAAACAGCTGAATTAAACAGTGATTTCATTAATCATTTGTCTTTTTGAACGCTTGTTACTTACTATTTTCCAGTAAAAGAGTTCTCCTGATGCCCTTGTGATAAGTTCTTCACTCATTCTGATATTATTATTGGTATCTTTCCTTTTTGGCTGCTTGTATCATGTGTTTAGTATTGTATTCAAGGTAACATAATGttgattcttcttttttattcaccttctgttttaagaaatatttgtaTGCTCTTCATATGATTATGCATTTCAGAGAAAATTTACTTGTGGCAGATGAGTTGAATACTCTAATGAGGTTTGATGCCAGTATTTTTGTCCCTCATATCTATGCCTGTTCCTGCATTCAGTTTGTTTGTACTTCTAAGTGATTTTTGACATGGGTACTTGCGAATTGCAGGCAGGACTTTTTGTTTATGATATTTTCTGGGTCTTCTTCACTCCAGTGATGGTCAGTGTTGCAAAGTCCTTCGATGCTCCTATTAAGGTCAGTTATCCAGGTCAACTGAGATATTAATCCTGGATATTCTGGTTTTTGGTTCAATTTATTTCGCTCTGTTGTAATTAATCATTAAGtttaatttactttattattcTAAATGTAATAACAGTTCAATTCTTTTTGCAGCTTTTGTTCCCAACAGCTGATTCTGCCCGGCCATTTTCCATGCTTGGACTTGGTGACATTGTAATCCCTGGTAAGGtgtttgaaattcaattttaaaaatatcttcatTGGGTTGTCCATTGTTTTCTGTTTGCAGATATATTAGAGAAGACATTTTTGAAGTTGGGAGTTGCATATTGTGAGATTCCAGGAGAAAAATTTTGTTCTTCTGAACCAAATAAATCTCATTTCTTACTGCAGTCTACAAATTTCAAACAATCTGGAGTAGTGATGTGTATTTATATATTCCAACCCCTCCATCCCACCAATGATTTGTCATTTTTCCAAGGGAAATCAGTACTCCTCAGAGTGCTTGGTTTGTGCTTTGACACGCAACCTCAGTTGCTCACAATACATCACTTTGGAGGTCAAGTTTTTGAGGCTCACAACATACGAGGATACATTAGTTGATTAGAATTTGGCAATGCATTTGGTGTGTGTGCCCATTATTCCTTTGATCCACAGGCTCAGTTTGTAGGCAAATATCctcttgttttttaatatatattatgttaGGGAGATGCTGTTGAGGTGGTTAGAAATGGAACCAATCAAGGCAGCTGATGTGCTTTTGTTAATGGTGAAAAAATGTCCAAAACAAGTTCTGCCTGATTTTCTAAGAAATGTTTCTAGATAAACATCTCAAAAGTGATCATTCAGACTGCAAATGTTTGAATAGCTATAAATTGTAGCCAgtgtatttattaaattttttttagttgttaagAATCATTTTGGTAATAGGTTTAACAAATGCCATTCTCAGGTAGCCAATTTAAccattcaaatttgtaagcccgCAACAACAAAAAGAGCCAGGGTGGGGGGTGTTGGGGTTGTGTTTGTAGTTAATAAAGGCACTTCAATTGATcgtattaatttgttttttctttgatgCTTACCTtgaattgttttctttctttaggcATTTTTGTAGCATTGGCATTGCGATTTGATGTGTCCAGAGGGAAAGGGAACCAGTACTTTAAGAGTGCATTTTTGGGATATACAACCGGTTTGGTTGTAACAATTGTTGTCATGAACTGGTTTCAAGCTGCACAGGTGACTACTACAAAATCCATTTCTCTATCCTATATGACTGATACGTGTGGAGATA
Proteins encoded in this region:
- the LOC100243157 gene encoding signal peptide peptidase — its product is MKNCERLANLGLAGLTLAPLVMKVDPNLNVILTACLTVYVGCYRSVKPTPPSETMSNEHAMRFPFVGSAMLLSLFLLFKFLSKDLVNAVLTCYFFVLGIIALSATLLPAIRRYLPKHWNDDPIIWHFPYFRSLEIEFTRSQIVAAIPGTFFCAWYASQKHWLANNILGLAFCIQGIEMLSLGSFKTGAILLAGLFVYDIFWVFFTPVMVSVAKSFDAPIKLLFPTADSARPFSMLGLGDIVIPGIFVALALRFDVSRGKGNQYFKSAFLGYTTGLVVTIVVMNWFQAAQPALLYIVPAVIGFMAAHCIWNGEVKPLLEFDESKTASSSKDDGDEKSSKKVE